The sequence CTACCGTGGTCTCTACTTTGGTCTGTACGACTCTTTGAAGCCTCTCCTCCCTGCTGACCTCCAGGTTTGTTTATATTACAGATTTAGAAATCCGAATCCTGTCTTGCCTTGTTTGTGTCTGATGTTTATATCTGTCTTTCCGTTTTGGGAAATTTCAGGACAGTTTCTTCGCTTCCTTTGCCCTTGGATGGCTCATCACCAACGGTGCTGGTCTTGCATCTTACCCAATCGACACAGTCCGTAGAAGAATGATGATGACCTCCGGTGAAGCCGTGAAGTACAAGAGCTCCATGGATGCATTCCAACAGATCCTGAAGAAGGAAGGACCCAAGTCTCTGTTCAAGGGTGCTGGTGCCAACATCCTTCGTGCTATCGCAGGTGCTGGTGTGCTCTCTGGATACGACAAGCTCCAGTTACTTCTTCTTGGAAAGAAGTACGGATCTGGATCCGGTTAAGCATACTAATCCACCAAACAGTTAAAAAGCTTCggctttatttttatttttctcgatTTAATTTGCAGTTTTTTCagactttttttaaaaaggtcAAGATGTTGATGAAATCTTTTGCTATAAAAACTAGAGAGGAGGCAAGGGGAATTTTTCTTattgaataaattttgtatGGGGATGGAGTTTGACTCTCTCCTTGGAACCAATTTTCGATTGTGACTTTTGTTCTATTAAGTTTAACcggtttttaatattttgaggATATCTTTTAACATTATTATATCAAGTTGAAACATTCGGTTTCATATATTTGAAGGTTCTGTAGTTTACTGAACTAATCACGTCATTAGACATTGCAATCACTAGTCTCTGTCGCTTGGTTCATTACAATGGGAAAAGTATCGACTCTGCTTCTCTTTCTcttgcctttctgcttctttCTTTTTACGTATAATCTCCTCAACCTTATTATCCACAATAGATCTGGTGTCATTAATTTAGATGCAAGTCCACTTCTAGATCCTCTGCCTCATAGAAAGGCCAAAACCTCTTCACCATTACTATTTCATGTTGCCGTAACAGCTTCAGATTCTCTTTACAATAAGTGGCAGTGTCGTATAATGTATTATTGGTACAAACAGAAGAAAGCTCTTCCCCGTTCAGACATGGGAGGCTTCACTCGCATTTTGCATTCTGGTACAACCGATAACTTGATGGATGAGATACCAACATTTGTCGTTGATCCTCTTTCCCCAGGTCTTGATCAGGTGAGACACTTTCTTTTCATCTCGAGTTTTTGGTGCTAATCTAATAGTTTAAATGTACTTAGGGGTATGTTGTCTTAAATAGACCGTGGGCATTCGTGCAATGGCTTGAAAGAGCTACCATAAAGGAAGAGTTAAGTCCTGTCTCCTTTCCTACAAGACAACCAAAACACTGTTTGCTAAAATCTCCTGCATATGTTGTTGGTGCAGCTATGTCCTTATGGCAGAGCCTGATCATATATTTGTTAACCCTCTTCCCAATTTGGCTGTTGGAGGATCACCAGCAGCTTTTCCGTTTTTCTATATCACACCTCAAAAGTTCAAGAACATAGTTAGAAAGTATTATCCAGTGGAGATGGGACCTGTGACAAATATTGATCCCATTGGCAGTTCTCCTGTTATCATAAGCAAGGTGAGATTTGATTCTCTGTGCTTTATGTATTAAACTTTATGCTGATATGCATTTACTTTCTTATGCAGAAATCACTTGAGAAGATTACTCCTACATGGATGAATATCTCCCTGACAATGAAACATGATCCAGACACTGATAAGGCATTTGGATGGGTTCTAGAAATGTTAGCACTGGAAACAAACATCTGTATTCATATATCTTAGTTCCATGACTTTTCATTGTTTTTGCTGACACAGTCTCTTTTATGTTTTGATAAGGTACGGTTACGCAATTGCATCTGCTCTGCATGGGGTGCGGCACATGCTAAGGAGGGATCTCATGCTTCAGGTAGGAATCAACCATCTGCTGAGTAACGTTAATGATATTCTTTTCAATGTCTTTGTTCTGTGTTACTAAGGGATCTCATCTTATCTTTTAGCCTCCATGGGATTTGTCTACCAAGGCGATGTTTATTATCCACTACACTTAGGCATGCGATTACAACATGAAGGTGATTTTTCCTTCATTTTATTCTTTGCAGATTATACATCTTGGCTATCACTACTTGTGCAATCTTGTGGTCATTCGTTGTTGCTTAGTATGTTTAACTTTTTGTAGTACAAGTTCTTGAAACtactaagttttgttttaaacctTGTACATGGTCCTTAACGTAGGATTTTTAAATACAGGGTGAGCTGACATATGGCAAAATAGGAGAGTGGCGATTTGATAAGAGATTATATCTGAGAGGTCCCCCTCCGAGGAACATCTCTATGCCGCCTCCCGGTGTTCCAGAGAGTGTGGTATGTTATATACTTACCACTTAATGTAATcctattataaaacaaaaatactgATCTAAGGTCCATCCATAGCTCATAAGGGAACTTACTCGCATCCTATCCATTGAGACTATATAGACCAATAACAAGTCTGATTGGGTTAGTTTCCAATATCTATAGGAGTTACAGTGTTTCAGGGATGCCACTTGTGGTCAATCATTGGCAAG is a genomic window of Brassica napus cultivar Da-Ae chromosome A2, Da-Ae, whole genome shotgun sequence containing:
- the LOC111204370 gene encoding hydroxyproline O-arabinosyltransferase 3, which produces MGKVSTLLLFLLPFCFFLFTYNLLNLIIHNRSGVINLDASPLLDPLPHRKAKTSSPLLFHVAVTASDSLYNKWQCRIMYYWYKQKKALPRSDMGGFTRILHSGTTDNLMDEIPTFVVDPLSPGLDQGYVVLNRPWAFVQWLERATIKEDYVLMAEPDHIFVNPLPNLAVGGSPAAFPFFYITPQKFKNIVRKYYPVEMGPVTNIDPIGSSPVIISKKSLEKITPTWMNISLTMKHDPDTDKAFGWVLEMYGYAIASALHGVRHMLRRDLMLQPPWDLSTKAMFIIHYT